A single region of the Paludibacter jiangxiensis genome encodes:
- a CDS encoding energy transducer TonB: protein MKTIYIFAIGLLSIYFCNAQNKDFKTKVTKDRDIATTVTINKKTKQKEGLYLKVDMNTGDTLVSGQYSNDKKTGKWLFADKKDIYFEYDFTENRISRTSASIQAIDTFIIKADTQEYTLSKVDSPALFLGYKNEFEALLSKSIRLPLSVMEKHVTGTAVVSFVIDEHGLMKDVQSEAVLNKELEREIIRRITEVGGEWLPAVKDGKSVKARFMVVVSLSDGQDTSPSLVFSPKPYLIPVTLIYYSVVRTERKIMQSISPNYNSRYR, encoded by the coding sequence ATGAAGACGATTTACATTTTTGCAATAGGACTGTTATCAATTTACTTCTGCAATGCACAGAATAAGGACTTTAAGACAAAAGTGACGAAAGACAGAGACATTGCCACTACCGTCACCATTAACAAAAAGACCAAACAAAAAGAGGGGTTATACTTAAAAGTAGATATGAACACTGGCGATACTCTCGTCTCCGGACAGTATTCAAATGATAAGAAAACGGGCAAATGGCTATTCGCTGATAAAAAGGATATCTATTTCGAATATGATTTCACAGAAAACCGGATATCCCGCACTTCGGCTTCCATTCAAGCGATCGACACATTTATCATAAAAGCAGACACACAAGAATATACTTTATCCAAAGTGGATTCTCCCGCACTCTTTTTGGGATACAAGAATGAATTTGAAGCCCTTTTGTCAAAATCCATCCGGTTGCCGCTGTCGGTAATGGAGAAACATGTCACTGGGACCGCAGTTGTTTCATTTGTTATTGATGAGCACGGGTTGATGAAAGATGTGCAAAGTGAGGCTGTACTAAATAAAGAACTGGAAAGGGAAATTATACGCAGAATTACAGAAGTGGGTGGTGAATGGTTGCCGGCAGTGAAAGATGGAAAATCTGTGAAAGCAAGATTTATGGTGGTAGTTTCGCTATCCGATGGACAAGATACATCTCCCTCTCTGGTATTTTCCCCGAAACCATACCTGATACCGGTTACACTCATATATTACAGTGTTGTTCGAACAGAAAGAAAAATCATGCAATCCATATCTCCTAACTATAACTCCCGGTATCGCTAA
- a CDS encoding exo-beta-1,4-galactosidase, translating into MKKIVHFLVLLVIAQTLLAQQKVSLAGKWQFRIDRNDEGIDKSWYTTSIGDETVRLPGTMCENGKGDDITLKTQWTGSLYDSSFYFNPAMEKYRKLDNLKLPFFLTPNKHYVGVAWYQREIDIPEEWYGKPLSLFLERAHIQTMVWIDNKFMGNIMSMNTPHFYFLSSYLKPGKHRLTIRIDNRLKTTIDPGQNSHSVTDQTQGNWNGIVGRIELQSRPQVHLEHISVFPDLKNRLAKVSFFVRNETGKSYKGNIVLSAKSFNASDPQTIDPITAPFTSDSLVKQIDIALPLNDKMQLWSEFSPTLYKLTVSLKSGEATDVRDVEFGMREIKIEGRGIYVNGIRTMMRGTVENCDFPLTGYAPMDRASWEAIFRKCKSYGLNAMRFHSYCPPEAAFEAADRVGIYLQPEGPSWPNHSTSLGQGKPIDAYLMDETIRMTSEYGNHASFVMLAAGNEPRGNWVAWVGKFVDYWKAKDSRRIYTGASVGGSWAWQPKNQFHVKAGARGLNWDKTRPESMSDFRQNIDTVKQPFISHETGQWCAFPDFTEIPKYTGVKRAKNFELFQENLADNDMADMSRKFLMASGKLQLLCYKHDLEKLYRTPDYAGFYLLGLNDYSGQGTALVGVLNVFWQEKGYVDSLSYRRFCNTTVPLVRMEKFVFNNNETLKAGVEVAHYGASDLKEATIRWKVSDANGNVVEEGSLPKQTIPAGSRLALGNISMDLSKITAPAKLNLQVAIDGTSYANDWNFWVYPTTITDNTKGILVCHELDEAAQKVLAKGGKVLLLAAGKVEYGKEVVQYYQPVFWNTSWFKMRPPHTTGAYIDNSHPIFQNFVTDDWGDLQWWELLNKAQTMQLTDFPKGFHPLVQPIDTWFINRKLGMLFEAQVGKGKIVVCSMDLDNDLENRPVARQLRYSILNYMQSKAFKPQNNVAISTIEDIFRKTAEKVKTYSKDVPDELKKGTR; encoded by the coding sequence GTGAAAAAAATAGTTCATTTTCTTGTGCTACTTGTTATTGCACAAACTCTCCTTGCGCAACAAAAAGTTTCGCTTGCCGGCAAATGGCAGTTCCGCATCGATCGTAACGATGAAGGAATTGACAAAAGCTGGTATACAACCTCAATAGGAGACGAAACCGTGCGATTGCCGGGCACCATGTGCGAAAACGGCAAAGGCGACGACATTACCCTGAAAACCCAGTGGACCGGAAGCCTCTACGACAGCTCCTTCTATTTCAATCCGGCGATGGAAAAATACCGCAAGCTGGATAATCTGAAGCTGCCCTTCTTCCTCACACCCAACAAGCATTATGTGGGAGTGGCCTGGTACCAGCGCGAAATTGACATTCCCGAAGAATGGTATGGCAAACCGCTTTCCCTCTTTCTGGAACGGGCGCATATCCAAACCATGGTGTGGATCGATAATAAATTTATGGGCAATATAATGTCTATGAATACGCCTCACTTTTATTTTCTTTCATCTTATCTGAAACCGGGCAAGCACCGACTGACCATTCGCATCGACAACCGGCTGAAAACGACGATCGACCCGGGACAGAATTCGCACAGCGTGACCGACCAGACTCAAGGTAACTGGAACGGAATAGTAGGGCGAATTGAACTGCAAAGCAGGCCTCAGGTCCACTTAGAACATATCAGTGTATTTCCTGATCTCAAAAACCGTCTGGCAAAAGTCAGTTTCTTTGTCCGGAATGAGACGGGAAAGAGTTACAAAGGCAATATCGTTTTATCGGCAAAAAGCTTCAACGCGTCCGATCCGCAAACCATCGATCCGATAACGGCTCCTTTCACTTCCGACAGCCTTGTTAAACAAATAGACATCGCATTGCCTCTAAACGATAAAATGCAGCTCTGGAGCGAATTTTCGCCTACACTGTATAAGCTGACCGTTTCCCTAAAAAGCGGAGAGGCGACCGACGTGCGGGATGTGGAGTTCGGAATGCGTGAAATCAAAATCGAAGGGCGAGGAATTTATGTCAACGGCATCCGTACCATGATGCGCGGGACCGTGGAGAACTGTGACTTTCCACTCACCGGCTACGCTCCGATGGATCGGGCTTCGTGGGAAGCAATCTTCCGCAAATGCAAATCGTACGGACTCAATGCCATGCGTTTTCACTCTTACTGTCCGCCCGAAGCAGCTTTCGAAGCAGCCGACCGCGTAGGCATCTACCTGCAACCCGAAGGTCCGAGTTGGCCGAATCACAGCACGTCGCTCGGTCAGGGCAAACCCATCGATGCCTATCTGATGGACGAGACTATCCGAATGACAAGCGAATATGGCAACCACGCGTCGTTTGTGATGTTGGCTGCCGGCAACGAACCGCGCGGCAACTGGGTAGCATGGGTCGGCAAATTCGTGGATTACTGGAAGGCTAAGGATAGCCGTCGTATCTATACCGGAGCCTCCGTGGGAGGTAGCTGGGCCTGGCAACCGAAGAATCAGTTTCATGTGAAAGCTGGTGCGCGCGGACTCAACTGGGACAAAACCCGTCCCGAATCGATGTCGGACTTCCGCCAAAATATCGACACGGTAAAGCAACCCTTTATTTCGCACGAAACCGGCCAGTGGTGCGCGTTCCCCGACTTTACTGAAATTCCAAAATATACCGGTGTAAAACGGGCCAAAAATTTCGAACTCTTTCAGGAGAACCTTGCCGACAACGACATGGCAGACATGAGCCGCAAATTCCTGATGGCATCGGGCAAATTGCAACTGCTCTGCTATAAGCACGATCTGGAGAAACTATACCGTACGCCCGATTATGCCGGATTTTATCTGCTTGGGCTGAATGATTATTCCGGCCAGGGAACGGCATTGGTGGGGGTACTCAATGTGTTCTGGCAGGAGAAAGGATACGTCGATTCTCTTTCGTACCGTCGTTTTTGCAACACCACGGTACCGTTGGTACGTATGGAGAAATTCGTCTTCAACAACAATGAAACCCTGAAAGCGGGTGTGGAAGTGGCACATTACGGAGCCTCCGACCTGAAAGAGGCAACTATTCGCTGGAAAGTAAGCGATGCGAACGGCAATGTTGTAGAAGAAGGTTCGCTTCCCAAACAAACTATTCCTGCAGGAAGTCGTTTGGCGCTGGGAAACATCTCCATGGATCTCTCCAAAATAACCGCTCCGGCAAAGCTAAATCTGCAGGTGGCCATCGACGGCACTTCGTATGCCAACGATTGGAATTTCTGGGTCTACCCCACAACAATCACCGACAACACGAAAGGCATTCTGGTGTGTCACGAACTGGACGAAGCGGCGCAAAAGGTATTGGCCAAAGGAGGCAAAGTGCTTCTGCTTGCCGCTGGGAAAGTGGAATATGGCAAAGAGGTGGTGCAATACTACCAGCCTGTTTTCTGGAACACCTCGTGGTTCAAGATGCGACCGCCGCACACGACCGGTGCTTACATCGACAACAGCCACCCCATCTTTCAGAATTTTGTTACCGACGACTGGGGCGATTTGCAATGGTGGGAGCTGCTCAACAAAGCACAAACCATGCAGTTGACTGACTTCCCGAAAGGTTTCCACCCGCTGGTACAACCCATCGACACCTGGTTTATCAACCGCAAACTGGGAATGCTCTTCGAAGCGCAGGTAGGCAAAGGCAAGATTGTGGTATGCAGTATGGATCTCGACAACGATCTGGAGAATCGTCCCGTAGCACGCCAGCTACGCTACTCCATTCTCAACTACATGCAGTCGAAGGCGTTCAAACCACAGAATAATGTGGCGATTTCAACCATCGAAGATATCTTCCGTAAGACTGCCGAAAAGGTAAAAACGTACAGCAAAGATGTTCCTGACGAATTGAAGAAGGGAACGCGATAA
- a CDS encoding rhamnogalacturonan lyase: MKKYICLLIAILSTLTGQSSTRQMEYLDRGVVAVKTEKGVFVSWRLLGNDPKQVAFNIYKNGTERINAAPVTGATNLTDASGKGSDKYSVRTVIDGKESDESSLVSPWENPYKIIQMNRPAGGTTPDGANYFYKPNDCSVGDLDGDGQYEIIVKWDPSNAHDNAHTGFTGNVYLDAYKLDGTQLWRIDLGKNIRAGAHYTQFLVYDFDGDGKAELVCKTAPGTKDGTGQFLSSGSAANDDDQADYRNHTTDTIKDIRIGYIINGPEYLTVFNGQTGKEMATTNYEPGRGNVSDWGDAHGNRVDRFLACVAYLDGVHPSIVMCRGYYTRTTLVAWDWRNGKLSKRWMYDSGIKPGVGAYGQGNHNLSVADVDGDGKDEIIYGASAFDDNGTLLYRTGLVHGDAMHLSDLDPDRPGLEVWEVHEGMSKVCGYELHDARTGKILWGGPTPDDNGRGLAADIDPKHRGFEMWSILGDGVFDCKGNKISDKKPSINFRIYWDGDLQDELLDGTKIDKWNGNGTTRLISFNDYCNACSISGTKATPCISADILGDWREEVVLYNGADPSQLILFTTTISTEHRLYTLMHDPVYRLGIAWQNVVYNQPPHLGFYIGDGLDNIPWPDMYIVKSKTSK; encoded by the coding sequence ATGAAGAAATATATCTGCCTGCTTATTGCTATCCTCTCTACCCTGACAGGCCAGTCGTCCACCCGTCAAATGGAGTATCTCGACCGGGGAGTTGTTGCCGTAAAAACAGAGAAAGGCGTTTTTGTCAGCTGGCGATTGTTGGGTAACGACCCGAAACAGGTTGCATTCAATATTTATAAGAATGGAACTGAACGTATCAATGCTGCGCCTGTAACGGGAGCAACCAACCTGACAGACGCCTCGGGAAAAGGCTCTGACAAATATTCTGTCCGGACGGTTATCGACGGCAAAGAGAGTGACGAATCATCGCTGGTTTCTCCGTGGGAGAATCCGTATAAAATTATTCAGATGAACCGGCCTGCCGGAGGTACCACCCCCGACGGAGCTAACTATTTCTATAAACCCAACGATTGTAGTGTCGGTGATCTTGATGGAGATGGACAGTACGAGATCATTGTTAAATGGGATCCTTCCAATGCGCACGACAATGCTCACACCGGCTTTACGGGAAATGTTTATCTGGACGCCTACAAACTTGATGGCACTCAGCTCTGGCGTATCGACCTGGGGAAAAACATTCGTGCTGGAGCCCATTATACGCAGTTTTTGGTTTATGATTTTGATGGCGATGGCAAAGCGGAGTTGGTATGTAAAACGGCGCCGGGCACAAAAGACGGCACCGGACAGTTTCTTTCCTCGGGTTCCGCTGCCAATGATGACGATCAGGCTGACTACCGCAACCATACTACCGATACAATAAAAGATATCCGCATCGGTTACATCATCAACGGGCCGGAATACCTCACCGTATTCAATGGACAGACCGGCAAAGAGATGGCGACGACCAACTACGAACCGGGACGCGGAAACGTATCCGACTGGGGCGATGCGCACGGCAATCGTGTGGATCGGTTCCTCGCCTGTGTTGCCTATCTGGATGGCGTTCATCCCAGCATTGTGATGTGTCGCGGCTACTACACCCGGACAACTTTGGTGGCCTGGGACTGGAGAAATGGAAAACTATCCAAACGCTGGATGTATGACTCGGGAATTAAGCCCGGAGTGGGAGCCTATGGACAGGGAAATCACAACCTGAGCGTGGCCGATGTGGATGGCGACGGCAAAGATGAGATAATTTACGGAGCCTCGGCGTTCGACGATAATGGTACGTTGCTCTATCGGACCGGTTTGGTACATGGTGATGCGATGCATCTATCGGATCTCGATCCTGACCGCCCCGGACTTGAGGTATGGGAAGTGCACGAGGGAATGTCGAAGGTCTGCGGCTACGAACTCCATGATGCCAGAACCGGAAAAATTTTGTGGGGTGGACCCACTCCCGACGACAACGGACGTGGACTGGCTGCCGATATCGACCCCAAGCACCGCGGATTTGAAATGTGGAGCATACTGGGAGATGGTGTATTCGACTGCAAGGGGAATAAAATATCCGACAAAAAACCTTCGATCAATTTCCGAATCTATTGGGACGGTGATTTGCAGGACGAACTTCTTGACGGGACTAAAATTGATAAATGGAACGGCAATGGCACCACCCGACTGATCTCGTTTAATGACTATTGCAATGCCTGCTCCATCAGCGGAACCAAGGCTACTCCATGCATTAGTGCCGATATTTTGGGCGACTGGCGGGAGGAAGTGGTTCTCTACAATGGCGCCGATCCAAGTCAGTTGATCTTGTTCACGACCACCATCTCTACCGAGCACCGTTTGTACACCCTGATGCACGACCCGGTATACCGTTTGGGAATTGCATGGCAAAATGTGGTTTACAATCAGCCGCCCCATTTGGGTTTCTACATCGGCGACGGCCTCGATAACATACCCTGGCCGGATATGTATATCGTCAAAAGCAAAACATCAAAATAG